One Nocardioides oleivorans DNA segment encodes these proteins:
- a CDS encoding flavin reductase family protein — protein MSAADLDQRTLRDAFGAFPSGVVAVAASVKGQLTGIAASSFTSVSIDPPLVSFSIATSSSTWPSLREADRLGISVLADHHDAVCRQLAGPREERFTGLPFKVTENGSVLLDEAVATYDCSIHDEVVAGDHVIVLLEVHEVGAGDGEHPLVFHRSAFAKLHRDDLDPSRLDGRINGAEVDRGATTVTTADEAHDAA, from the coding sequence GTGAGCGCCGCCGACCTCGACCAGCGCACGCTGCGCGACGCGTTCGGCGCGTTCCCGTCCGGCGTCGTCGCCGTCGCCGCCTCGGTGAAGGGGCAGCTCACCGGCATCGCCGCGTCGTCGTTCACCTCGGTGAGCATCGACCCGCCGCTCGTGTCGTTCTCGATCGCGACGTCCAGCTCCACCTGGCCGTCGCTGCGCGAGGCCGACCGGCTCGGCATCAGCGTGCTCGCCGACCACCACGACGCGGTCTGCCGCCAGCTCGCCGGGCCGCGCGAGGAGCGCTTCACCGGCCTGCCCTTCAAGGTCACCGAGAACGGCTCGGTGCTCCTCGACGAGGCCGTCGCGACCTACGACTGCTCGATCCATGACGAGGTCGTCGCCGGCGACCACGTCATCGTACTGCTCGAGGTGCACGAGGTCGGTGCCGGCGACGGTGAGCACCCGCTCGTCTTCCACCGCTCGGCCTTCGCCAAGCTGCACCGCGACGACCTCGACCCCTCGCGCCTCGACGGCCGGATCAACGGCGCCGAGGTCGACCGGGGCGCGACCACTGTCACGACCGCGGACGAGGCGCACGACGCGGCCTGA
- a CDS encoding LLM class flavin-dependent oxidoreductase: MKFHWFLPTNGGDGRQVVSGGHGVEHGVAGRPASVPYLGQIARSAEQLGFEAALTPTGAWCEDAWLTTAMLAPLSERLKFLVAFRPGLTSPTLAAQMAATFQNLTGGRLLLNVVTGGESHEQRAYGDFLDKDERYERCGEFLSIVRRLWTGEEVTYAGKHLRVDQARLQQLPDPIPQIYFGGSSPAAGEVAAEHADVYLTWGEPPAAVAKKIAWIRELGEKQGRELTYGLRVHTISRDTSEEAWAEADRLLAGIAEEDIARVQEGLRRSESVGQQNMLALNNGSKDGLEIHPNLWAGVGLVRGGAGTALVGSHEEVADLVEEYHAVGIDELVLSAYPHLEGAYQFGEGVLPILEERGLWTNPAPVAARASVPFGSQKAAS, translated from the coding sequence ATGAAGTTCCACTGGTTCCTGCCCACCAACGGCGGCGACGGCCGCCAGGTCGTGAGCGGCGGCCACGGCGTCGAGCACGGCGTCGCGGGCCGGCCCGCGAGCGTGCCCTACCTCGGGCAGATCGCCCGCAGTGCCGAGCAGCTCGGCTTCGAGGCCGCGCTCACCCCGACCGGGGCCTGGTGCGAGGACGCGTGGCTGACCACGGCCATGCTCGCCCCGCTCTCGGAGCGGCTGAAGTTCCTCGTCGCCTTCCGGCCCGGGCTCACCTCGCCGACGCTCGCCGCGCAGATGGCCGCCACCTTCCAGAACCTCACCGGCGGCCGGCTGCTCCTCAACGTGGTCACCGGCGGCGAGTCGCACGAGCAGCGCGCCTACGGTGACTTCCTCGACAAGGACGAGCGCTACGAGCGTTGCGGGGAGTTCCTCTCCATCGTGCGCCGTCTGTGGACCGGCGAAGAGGTGACGTACGCCGGCAAGCACCTGCGCGTCGACCAGGCGCGGCTCCAGCAGCTGCCCGACCCGATCCCGCAGATCTACTTCGGCGGCTCCTCGCCCGCCGCCGGCGAGGTCGCGGCCGAGCACGCCGACGTCTACCTCACCTGGGGCGAGCCGCCGGCCGCGGTCGCGAAGAAGATCGCCTGGATCAGGGAGCTGGGGGAGAAGCAGGGTCGCGAGCTGACCTACGGCCTGCGCGTCCACACGATCTCCCGCGACACCTCCGAGGAGGCGTGGGCCGAGGCCGACCGGCTGCTCGCCGGCATCGCCGAGGAGGACATCGCCCGGGTGCAGGAGGGCCTGCGGCGCTCGGAGTCGGTGGGCCAGCAGAACATGCTCGCCCTCAACAACGGCAGCAAGGACGGCCTCGAGATCCACCCGAACCTGTGGGCCGGCGTCGGCCTGGTCCGCGGCGGTGCCGGCACCGCCCTGGTCGGGAGCCACGAGGAGGTCGCCGACCTCGTCGAGGAGTACCACGCGGTCGGCATCGACGAGCTCGTGCTGTCGGCGTACCCGCACCTCGAGGGCGCCTACCAGTTCGGTGAGGGCGTGCTCCCGATCCTCGAGGAGCGCGGCCTCTGGACCAACCCCGCGCCCGTCGCGGCACGGGCCTCGGTCCCGTTCGGCAGCCAGAAGGCCGCCTCGTGA
- the hemG gene encoding protoporphyrinogen oxidase has product MARNRDVVVVGGGIAGLVAARDLAAAGRDVLLLEGSPEVGGKLRSAEVAGLRVDVGAEAMLARRPEGVALAAEIGAEIVHPTPATSAVWSRGALRPLPRSLMGVPFDLGQLAASGVLSKDGVARASVETVDTEVPDDVSVGDLVAARLGDEVVDRLVEPLLGGVYAGHARQISVAAAVPQLLAMARRGSVLEQAAAVPTSAAPVFASLPGGMGRLPALVADGSFEVRTSSTVRALRRTPDGWALTVGPTTHPETIAAAAVVLATPAAATARLLAEVAPGAAGELAAIEAASVAVVTLAFRTADVPDAAFERSGFLVPPVERRAIKASTFSFAKWGWVRDLDPDVVVLRTSLGRHREEATLQAGDDGLVRVSLADLAATAGITARPVDSHVQRWGGALPQYAVGHLDRVARIRAAVADLPGLALCGAAYDGVGVPAVIGSARRAAASLAPAE; this is encoded by the coding sequence GTGGCGCGGAACAGGGACGTGGTGGTCGTCGGGGGCGGGATCGCCGGCCTGGTCGCCGCCCGTGACCTCGCCGCCGCCGGTCGCGACGTGCTGCTGCTCGAGGGCTCGCCCGAGGTCGGCGGCAAGCTGCGCTCCGCCGAGGTCGCCGGGCTGCGGGTCGACGTCGGCGCCGAGGCCATGCTGGCCCGCCGGCCCGAGGGTGTCGCGCTCGCCGCCGAGATCGGCGCGGAGATCGTCCACCCGACGCCCGCCACCTCCGCCGTGTGGTCGCGTGGGGCGCTCCGCCCGCTGCCGCGCTCGCTGATGGGCGTGCCGTTCGACCTCGGCCAGCTGGCCGCGAGCGGCGTGCTGAGCAAGGACGGGGTGGCCCGCGCCTCCGTCGAGACGGTCGACACCGAGGTCCCCGACGACGTCTCGGTCGGCGACCTGGTCGCCGCGCGGCTGGGGGACGAGGTCGTCGACCGGCTCGTCGAGCCGCTGCTCGGTGGGGTGTACGCCGGCCACGCACGGCAGATCTCCGTGGCCGCGGCCGTGCCGCAGCTGCTCGCGATGGCCCGGCGGGGGAGCGTCCTCGAGCAGGCCGCCGCCGTGCCGACCTCGGCCGCCCCGGTCTTCGCCTCGCTGCCCGGCGGGATGGGGCGCCTGCCCGCGCTCGTCGCCGACGGCTCGTTCGAGGTGCGGACCTCCTCGACCGTCCGCGCCCTCCGGCGTACCCCTGACGGGTGGGCGCTCACCGTCGGTCCCACGACGCACCCCGAGACCATCGCGGCCGCTGCGGTCGTGCTGGCCACGCCTGCCGCCGCCACCGCGCGGCTCCTGGCCGAGGTCGCCCCCGGTGCGGCGGGCGAGCTGGCGGCGATCGAGGCGGCCAGCGTCGCCGTGGTGACCCTCGCCTTCCGCACGGCGGACGTGCCCGACGCCGCCTTCGAGCGCTCCGGCTTCCTCGTGCCTCCGGTCGAGCGGCGCGCGATCAAGGCGTCGACGTTCTCCTTCGCCAAGTGGGGTTGGGTCCGCGACCTCGACCCCGACGTCGTCGTGCTGCGCACGTCGCTGGGCCGCCACCGCGAGGAGGCCACGCTCCAGGCCGGCGACGACGGGCTGGTGCGGGTCTCGCTCGCCGACCTGGCCGCGACAGCCGGCATCACCGCCCGGCCCGTCGACTCGCACGTGCAGCGGTGGGGCGGCGCCCTGCCGCAGTACGCCGTCGGCCACCTCGACCGGGTCGCGCGCATCCGCGCCGCGGTCGCCGACCTGCCGGGGCTCGCGCTGTGCGGGGCGGCGTACGACGGGGTGGGCGTCCCGGCCGTGATCGGCTCGGCCCGCCGTGCCGCGGCTTCGCTCGCCCCGGCAGAATGA
- a CDS encoding DNA polymerase domain-containing protein — MAAAKPVMVQAGDREVRVSSPDRVVYEATETTGEVTKLMVAEYFASVEDGLMRALRDRPTALERWTSGVREGMRLATGPQDRNADAFYQKRVPKGAPDYLETATITFPSGRTADEICPTEIAVPVWCAHMGTLTFHPWPVRRDDVDHPDELRIDLDPQPGTTFTDAVRVAGVARELLTDLGMTGFAKTSGNRGIHVYVRIQPQWDFAAVRHAAIAFGRELEKRDDGVTTAWWKEERGERIFVDFNQNTRDRTIASAYSLRPIAGAPVSTPVTWDELATLTSPSGFNLFTVPERLASHGDPWATIDDEHHSLQPLLDLWDAHPVELNYPPDHPKMPGEPPRVQPSKKVESHWDEDGNRIAD, encoded by the coding sequence ATGGCAGCTGCGAAGCCGGTGATGGTGCAGGCCGGCGACCGGGAGGTCCGTGTCTCCTCGCCCGACCGCGTCGTCTACGAGGCGACCGAGACCACCGGCGAGGTCACCAAGCTGATGGTCGCGGAGTACTTCGCCAGCGTCGAGGACGGGCTGATGCGCGCGCTGCGCGACCGGCCGACGGCCCTCGAGCGGTGGACGTCGGGCGTGCGCGAGGGGATGAGGCTCGCCACCGGGCCGCAGGACCGCAACGCCGACGCGTTCTACCAGAAGCGCGTGCCGAAGGGCGCTCCCGACTACCTCGAGACCGCGACGATCACGTTCCCCTCCGGTCGCACCGCCGACGAGATCTGCCCGACCGAGATCGCGGTGCCGGTCTGGTGCGCGCACATGGGCACGCTGACGTTCCACCCGTGGCCCGTGCGGCGTGACGACGTGGACCACCCCGACGAGCTGCGCATCGACCTCGACCCCCAGCCGGGTACGACGTTCACCGACGCGGTGCGGGTCGCCGGGGTCGCGCGCGAGCTGCTCACCGACCTCGGCATGACCGGCTTCGCCAAGACCTCGGGCAACCGGGGCATCCACGTCTACGTCCGGATCCAGCCGCAGTGGGACTTCGCGGCCGTCCGCCACGCGGCCATCGCCTTCGGCCGCGAGCTCGAGAAGCGTGACGACGGCGTGACGACCGCGTGGTGGAAGGAGGAGCGCGGGGAGCGGATCTTCGTCGACTTCAACCAGAACACCCGCGACCGCACGATCGCGTCGGCGTACTCCCTGCGACCCATCGCCGGCGCTCCGGTCTCGACGCCGGTCACGTGGGACGAGCTCGCGACGCTGACCTCGCCGAGCGGCTTCAACCTGTTCACCGTGCCCGAGCGGCTCGCGTCCCACGGCGACCCCTGGGCGACGATCGACGACGAGCACCACTCGCTCCAGCCGCTCCTCGACCTCTGGGACGCCCACCCCGTCGAGCTGAACTACCCGCCCGACCACCCGAAGATGCCCGGTGAGCCGCCCCGCGTGCAGCCGTCGAAGAAGGTCGAGTCCCACTGGGACGAGGACGGCAACCGGATCGCCGACTGA
- a CDS encoding cysteine dioxygenase — MTATFPAPAARATARATGDDVARDALADYLATHDPLATVDLTVPERTWVRIGSVSSADIWLITWPAGSSTGWHDHGSASGAFVTLAGQLTEYVWTGVATASTLGERAVREFDGSHIHDVINHGTTTAVSLHAYAPSLAAMTRYELVRGRLQVTSVEQRGESW, encoded by the coding sequence ATGACCGCCACCTTCCCCGCCCCAGCAGCACGCGCCACCGCACGCGCCACCGGCGACGACGTCGCCCGTGACGCCCTCGCCGACTACCTCGCCACGCACGACCCGCTCGCCACCGTCGACCTGACCGTCCCCGAGCGCACCTGGGTGCGCATCGGCTCGGTGTCCAGTGCCGACATCTGGCTGATCACCTGGCCCGCCGGCTCGAGCACCGGCTGGCACGACCACGGCTCGGCCAGCGGCGCCTTCGTGACCCTCGCCGGCCAGCTCACGGAGTACGTCTGGACCGGTGTCGCCACCGCCTCGACCCTGGGCGAGCGGGCGGTCCGCGAGTTCGACGGCAGCCACATCCACGACGTGATCAACCACGGCACCACCACGGCGGTCTCGCTCCACGCCTACGCGCCGTCGCTCGCCGCGATGACCCGCTACGAGCTCGTCCGAGGCCGGCTCCAGGTGACCAGCGTCGAGCAGCGCGGGGAGTCCTGGTGA
- a CDS encoding DUF4349 domain-containing protein has product MSRLPTTRLRAAGILTAITMTAVLAACSSGSSDGGTSADMSEPSAGGGSDAASSERSAAAPEAASDEVGGSGAEDASAGRSAATPELQRAVISNGAVSLSTDDVRKTRQEVQRIVDAQAGDVTEEDTESDEGGTTSYARIVLRVPSAKFAATMEALEGTATLRSSNRGSEDVTTQVIDTGVRVRAQEASLKRVELLLSEADTLKDVIWIESQLTSRQAELDSLKSQQSYLKDQTSLSTITVDISTQPVESVEEDDDQPAGFLSGLDGGMKAMGAMLVAVLTILGALLPFAVVALVLGLPLWLVVRRRRVAATPAEVVDA; this is encoded by the coding sequence ATGAGCAGACTCCCCACGACGCGCCTGCGAGCAGCAGGCATCCTGACCGCGATCACCATGACGGCCGTCCTGGCCGCCTGCTCCTCCGGCTCGAGCGACGGCGGCACCTCCGCCGACATGTCGGAGCCCAGCGCGGGAGGCGGCTCGGACGCGGCGTCCTCGGAGCGGTCCGCGGCGGCACCGGAGGCCGCCTCTGACGAGGTCGGCGGATCGGGGGCCGAGGACGCGTCGGCGGGCAGGAGCGCGGCCACGCCCGAGCTGCAGCGCGCGGTCATCTCGAACGGCGCCGTCTCGCTGTCGACCGACGACGTGCGCAAGACCCGCCAGGAGGTGCAGCGGATCGTCGACGCCCAGGCCGGCGACGTGACCGAGGAGGACACCGAGAGCGACGAGGGGGGTACGACCTCCTACGCCCGGATCGTCCTCCGGGTGCCCAGCGCGAAGTTCGCCGCCACCATGGAGGCGCTCGAGGGCACGGCCACCCTGCGCTCGTCGAACCGCGGGTCGGAGGACGTCACGACCCAGGTGATCGACACCGGTGTCCGGGTGCGGGCCCAGGAGGCGAGCCTGAAGCGGGTCGAGCTCCTGCTCTCCGAGGCCGACACCCTCAAGGACGTCATCTGGATCGAGTCCCAGCTGACCAGCCGGCAGGCCGAGCTCGACTCGCTGAAGTCGCAGCAGTCCTACCTGAAGGACCAGACCTCCCTGTCCACGATCACCGTCGACATCTCCACCCAGCCGGTCGAGTCGGTCGAGGAGGACGACGACCAGCCGGCCGGCTTCCTCAGCGGCCTCGACGGCGGCATGAAGGCGATGGGCGCGATGCTCGTCGCGGTGCTGACGATCCTCGGCGCGCTGCTGCCCTTCGCGGTGGTGGCCCTGGTGCTCGGCCTCCCGCTCTGGCTCGTCGTACGCCGTCGCCGGGTCGCCGCGACGCCCGCCGAGGTCGTCGACGCCTGA
- the hemQ gene encoding hydrogen peroxide-dependent heme synthase, with the protein MSTDAPAEQTNAARTKELNSTIRYTMWSVFRLRDVLGDADRAGEAAEVEAFFAELGTEDVTVRGLYDVSGLRADADLMVWWHAADSQQLQAAYNAFRRTAFGRRLEPVWSQMALHRPAEFNKSHIPAFLADEEPRAHICVYPFVRSYEWYLLDDGERRRMLAQHGQQARGYADVRANTVASFALGDYEWLLAFEADELHRIVDLMRDLRASDARRHVREEVPFYTGARVSPGDLLDRLP; encoded by the coding sequence ATGAGCACGGACGCCCCCGCAGAGCAGACCAACGCCGCCCGCACCAAGGAGCTCAACAGCACCATCCGCTACACGATGTGGTCGGTGTTCAGGCTGCGCGACGTGCTCGGTGACGCCGACCGGGCCGGTGAGGCCGCCGAGGTCGAGGCGTTCTTCGCGGAGCTCGGCACCGAGGACGTCACGGTCCGCGGGCTCTACGACGTGTCCGGCCTCCGCGCCGACGCCGACCTCATGGTCTGGTGGCACGCCGCCGACTCCCAGCAGCTGCAGGCGGCCTACAACGCCTTCCGCCGCACCGCCTTCGGCCGGCGCCTCGAGCCGGTCTGGTCCCAGATGGCGCTGCACCGCCCCGCGGAGTTCAACAAGTCGCACATCCCGGCCTTCCTCGCCGATGAGGAGCCGCGTGCGCACATCTGCGTCTACCCGTTCGTCCGGTCCTACGAGTGGTACCTCCTCGACGACGGCGAGCGTCGCCGGATGCTCGCCCAGCACGGCCAGCAGGCACGGGGGTACGCCGACGTGCGGGCCAACACGGTCGCCTCGTTCGCCCTCGGGGACTACGAGTGGCTGCTGGCCTTCGAGGCCGACGAGCTCCACCGCATCGTCGACCTGATGCGTGACCTGCGCGCGTCCGACGCCCGCCGCCACGTGCGCGAGGAGGTGCCGTTCTACACCGGTGCCCGTGTCTCGCCGGGCGACCTGCTCGACCGTCTGCCCTGA
- a CDS encoding NYN domain-containing protein: METSGGTDRIAVLIDGDNTRPSYADDVLSEVAKYGNPTIKRVYGDWTNSHLNQWSRKLNSLGLRAMHQNAFTTSKNSTDLALVIDAMDLLYDDHVEAFALVTSDSDFTSLAHRLRESGKTVYVLGESKAPAALKNACDKFIDLGVVQDGKKPEPEPEEQPDDQPEDDESAPAPINLQSALTRAINAVSDDEGWVHLGSLGNQLNRTHPSFDARTFAGPGGRLSTLVEAQPYLVTEGSGNALRVRLKGSSARKPAARQPDAKKAPAKKAAAKKAPAATAAAATAPAKKAAPTAKPVVTQTQKT; this comes from the coding sequence ATGGAGACCAGTGGGGGCACCGACCGGATCGCGGTCCTGATCGACGGCGACAACACGCGACCGTCCTACGCCGACGACGTGCTGAGCGAGGTCGCGAAGTACGGCAACCCGACGATCAAGCGGGTCTACGGCGACTGGACCAACTCGCACCTCAACCAGTGGTCGCGCAAGCTCAACAGCCTCGGCCTCCGGGCGATGCACCAGAACGCCTTCACCACCAGCAAGAACTCCACCGACCTCGCGCTGGTCATCGACGCGATGGACCTGTTGTACGACGACCACGTCGAGGCGTTCGCGCTCGTCACGAGCGACAGCGACTTCACCAGCCTGGCGCACCGGCTGCGCGAGTCGGGCAAGACCGTCTACGTGCTCGGCGAGAGCAAGGCACCCGCCGCGCTGAAGAACGCGTGCGACAAGTTCATCGACCTCGGGGTCGTGCAGGACGGCAAGAAGCCCGAGCCGGAGCCCGAGGAGCAGCCCGACGACCAGCCCGAGGACGACGAGTCCGCGCCGGCGCCGATCAACCTCCAGAGCGCGCTCACCCGCGCGATCAACGCCGTCTCCGACGACGAGGGCTGGGTCCACCTCGGCTCCCTCGGCAACCAGCTCAACCGCACCCACCCGTCGTTCGACGCGCGGACCTTCGCCGGCCCGGGCGGCCGGCTGAGCACGCTCGTCGAGGCGCAGCCCTACCTCGTGACCGAGGGATCGGGCAACGCGCTGCGCGTCCGGCTCAAGGGCTCGTCCGCCCGCAAGCCCGCGGCCAGGCAGCCCGACGCGAAGAAGGCCCCCGCGAAGAAGGCGGCCGCGAAGAAGGCCCCCGCAGCGACGGCCGCCGCAGCGACCGCCCCCGCGAAGAAGGCGGCCCCCACGGCGAAGCCGGTCGTCACCCAGACGCAGAAGACCTGA
- the msrB gene encoding peptide-methionine (R)-S-oxide reductase MsrB gives MAYDVQKTDEQWREELTPEEYAVLRQAGTERAFTGEYTDTETEGTYSCKACGSELFTSDTKFHSGCGWPSFYQPMTDTVEYIEDNTHGMKRVEVRCATCGSHLGHVFPDGFGTPTGDRYCINSISISLNKK, from the coding sequence ATGGCCTACGACGTTCAGAAGACCGATGAGCAGTGGCGCGAGGAGCTCACGCCCGAGGAGTACGCCGTCCTGCGGCAGGCCGGCACGGAGCGCGCCTTCACCGGTGAGTACACCGACACCGAGACCGAGGGCACCTACTCGTGCAAGGCCTGCGGGTCGGAGCTGTTCACCAGCGACACCAAGTTCCACTCCGGCTGCGGCTGGCCGAGCTTCTACCAGCCGATGACCGACACGGTGGAGTACATCGAGGACAACACCCACGGCATGAAGCGCGTCGAGGTCCGCTGCGCCACCTGCGGCTCGCACCTCGGGCACGTCTTCCCCGACGGGTTCGGCACTCCCACCGGCGACCGCTACTGCATCAACTCGATCAGCATCTCGCTGAACAAGAAGTAG
- a CDS encoding rhodanese-like domain-containing protein: protein MSAVQERPAVRHDGVDALLADARSRLLRIDVETAYREALDGALLVDIRPAAQRAAEGEVHPAVEPMVVERNVLEWRFDPRSEARVPEASYDARILVLCQEGYTSSLAADALRSLGLDATDVVGGFKAWREAHLPVACRGASA, encoded by the coding sequence GTGAGCGCGGTGCAGGAGCGCCCGGCCGTCAGGCACGACGGCGTCGACGCGCTGCTGGCCGACGCCCGCTCGCGGCTGCTCCGCATCGACGTCGAGACGGCCTACCGCGAGGCGCTCGACGGCGCGCTGCTCGTCGACATCAGGCCGGCCGCCCAGCGGGCGGCCGAGGGCGAGGTCCACCCCGCCGTCGAGCCGATGGTCGTCGAGCGCAACGTGCTCGAGTGGCGGTTCGACCCGCGCTCCGAGGCACGCGTCCCCGAGGCGTCGTACGACGCCCGCATCCTGGTGCTGTGCCAGGAGGGCTACACCTCGAGCCTGGCCGCCGACGCGCTGCGCAGCCTCGGCCTCGACGCGACCGACGTGGTCGGTGGCTTCAAGGCGTGGCGCGAGGCGCACCTGCCGGTGGCCTGCCGGGGTGCCTCGGCCTGA